A portion of the Salminus brasiliensis chromosome 9, fSalBra1.hap2, whole genome shotgun sequence genome contains these proteins:
- the man2b2 gene encoding epididymis-specific alpha-mannosidase, with the protein MKRFLLLLGLLGMSVSANDHQGQIRAFVIPHSHMDVGWVYTVQESMLAYASSVYTTVVEELSRAKDRRFIAVEQEFFRLWWDSSASQWHKKQVRQLLQEGRLEFIIGGQVMHDEAVTDVDDAILQLTEGHGFLYETFGIRPRFSWHVDPFGASATTPVLFALAGFDAHLISRIDYDLKDVMQKNKKLQFVWRGSPSLEETQEIFTHTMDQYSYCTPSYLPFSNRSGFYWNGVAVFPDPPKDGVYPNMSLPVTKETLEPYAQTMVNNIKQRAQWFRTNHVLWPWGCDKQFYNASVQFTNMDVLMNYINKHSETFGVTVQYATLKEYFQAVHQSNLSWEVRGSQDFLPYSTEPFQAWTGFYASRNVLKGVARRASALLHAAESLFVRYRIKYPEGPVQKEWALDKLKALRWAVSEVQHHDGITGTESPKVADMYMEHLTQSMMGVQELLAAMFLLPQNPGTASASYRSTPEEPSEDLEQHIIVYNPLSWNVTTYINVSVKYPMALVFDDNGLAVPAQIQPSAESPADYDLFIMVELGGLQYRKYLLQFPQTKCNKGSSCGLTHAARVVKFKRRNIGEWKKTGRTFLPVLNECYKLLFDQETNLLHSITNRLEGKKVRIRQDFWEYEANGDVHAGPISDNYIFTANRFAVPAYKSVAMEIIPGKIVSEVRQYFYREKSDKNYTYSVVTRVPVGFKDRLLCQRLDQSYAVGPLVVNREAVLRTTTSLNNNRTIFTDNNGYQMLKREHKEYINNTVSRSYYPMVRQAFIEDDSCRLAVLSERAHGVASLGQGHIEVMLHRRLWNNQEWNRGYNLTLNDSSVVRPVLWMMLGSPAGMATLSQQGALYLQHRPVVLPIDKPYRPWTEQEKWNGPTVQPVVLPPNLHMQYLGIPGWSYGPNHTQHLKHVNSGEEKKPETDFDRVLLRIAHLYEKGEDPILSKTTTINLKEIMQGLGEVKAVQERSLTGTWDISDLQRWSWRTNEKAENKETSFRHVPVDFNVTISPKEIRTFFIYF; encoded by the exons ATGAAGCGTTTCCTTTTGCTTCTTGGTTTGTTGGGAATGTCAGTCTCTGCTAATGACCATCAGGGACAAATCCGGGCATTCGTCATCCCTCACAGTCATATGGACGTCGGCTGGGTGTACACGGTTCAG GAGAGTATGCTTGCCTACGCCTCCAGTGTGTACACCACTGTCGTCGAGGAGCTTTCACGGGCGAAGGATCGCAGATTCATCGCAGTCGAGCAGGAGTTCTTCCGACTTTGGTGGGACTCTTCAGCTTCTCAGTGGCACAAGAAGCAG GTAAGACAGCTTCTGCAGGAGGGCCGCCTGGAGTTTATCATTGGAGGTCAGGTGATGCACGATGAAGCCGTGACAGATGTTGATGATGCCATCCTTCAGCTGACAG AAGGACATGGCTTCTTATATGAAACGTTTGGCATCAGGCCTCGCTTCTCCTGGCATGTTGACCCTTTTGGCGCCTCTGCTACCACTCCAGTTCTGTTTGCTCTGGCTGGATTTGATGCTCACCTGATCTCTCGCATTGACTATGACCTCAAAGATGTCATGCAGAAGAACAAG AAACTGCAGTTTGTTTGGAGAGGGTCACCTTCTCTAGAAGAGACCCAGGAAATTTTCACGCACACCATGGACCAATACAGTTATTGCACACCATCTTACCTCCCCTTCTCAAACAG aTCAGGGTTTTATTGGAATGGAGTTGCTGTGTTTCCAGACCCCCCTAAAGATGGAGTCTACCCCAACATGAGCCTTCCAGTCACAAAGGAAACTTTGGAGCCCTATGCCCAGACAATGGTGAACAACATCAAACAAAGGGCCCAGTGGTTCCGGACCAACCATGTTCTTTGGCCTTGG GGTTGCGACAAGCAGTTCTACAATGCTTCAGTGCAGTTCACAAATAtggatgttttaatgaactacATTAATAAGCACAGCGAGACATTTGGAGTGACAGTTCAGTATGCCACTCTCAAAGAGTACTTTCAAGCTGTACACCAATCGAATCTGTCGTGGGAGGTGAGGGGGAGCCAAGACTTTCTTCCTTATTCCACTG AACCGTTCCAGGCATGGACTGGATTCTATGCCTCCAGAAATGTCCTTAAAGGAGTGGCAAGAAGAGCCAGTGCCCTTCTCCATGCAGCAGAGTCTTTGTTTGTTCGGTACCGGATCAAGTATCCAGAAGGTCCTGTCCAGAAAGAATGGGCCCTGGACAAGCTTAAAGCTCTCAGATGGGCAGTCTCTGAG GTTCAACATCATGACGGGATCACAGGTACAGAATCCCCTAAAGTGGCTGATATGTACATGGAGCACCTCACACAAAGTATGATGGGAGTACAAGAGCTCTTGGCTGCCATGTTTCTTCTCCCTCAGAACCCTGGCACGGCTAGTGCCAGCTATAGATCTACCCCAGAAG AGCCATCAgaggaccttgagcagcacatcATTGTGTACAACCCACTTTCCTGGAACGTTACAACATACATCAATGTTTCTGTAAAATATCCTATGGCACTTGTATTCGATGACAACGGGTTAGCAGTTCCTGCTCAG ATCCAGCCTTCTGCAGAGTCGCCAGCGGACTATGACCTTTTCATTATGGTGGAACTTGGAGGACTTCAGTACAGAAAATATCTCCTGCAGTTTCCACAGACAAAGTGTAACAAGGGTTCTAGCTGTGGGCTGACTCACGCAGCAAGAGTGGTGAAGTTTAAAAGACGTAACATTGGTGAATGGAAGAAGACGGGTAGAACATTCTTGCCTGTGCTAAATGAATGCTACAAGCTGCTGTTTGACCAGGAGACTAATCTACTGCACAGTATAACAAATAG GCTTGAGGGCAAAAAGGTGAGGATTCGCCAAGATTTCTGGGAGTATGAGGCCAATGGAGATGTGCATGCAGGGCCCATTTCAGACAACTACATCTTCACGGCCAATAGATTTGCAGTTCCTGCCTACAAATCTGTTGCAATGGAGATCATTCCAGGGAAGATCGTTTCTGAGGTCCGGCAGTATTTCTACAG GGAAAAGTCTGATAAGAACTACACTTACTCGGTGGTCACTCGTGTTCCAGTGGGATTCAAAGACAGGTTGCTGTGTCAGAGGCTGGATCAGAGCTATGCAGTGGGCCCCCTAGTGGTAAATCGAGAAGCTGTGCTCAGAACCACAACTAGTCTGAATAATAACAGGACTATATTCACAGACAACAATGGCTATCAGATGCTGAAGAGGGAGCACAAAGAGTACATCAACAACACAGTGTCTCGA AGCTACTACCCAATGGTGCGACAAGCTTTTATTGAAGATGACTCCTGCAGACTGGCCGTACTCAGTGAGAGGGCACATGGAGTAGCTAGTCTTGGGCAGGGCCATATTGAG GTGATGCTTCATAGGCGACTATGGAACAACCAAGAATGGAATCGAGGATATAACCTAACCCTGAACGACTCCTCTGTGGTTCGGCCTGTTCTGTGGATGATGCTGGGCTCTCCTGCTGGCATGGCAACCCTCAGTCAGCAGGGGGCACTATATCTACAGCACAGACCTGTGGTCTTGCCCATTGACAAACCTT ACCGACCCTGGACTGAACAAGAAAAGTGGAATGGGCCCACTGTTCAACCTGTGGTTTTGCCTCCAAATCTGCACATGCAATACCTCGGTATCCCTGGATGGAGCTACGGCCCAAATCACACCCAGCATCTCAAGCATGTCAATTCAG gtgaagaaaaaaagccagaaaCAGACTTTGATCGAGTTCTTTTGAGGATTGCTCATCTGTATGAAAAAGGAGAGGACCCTATCCTGTCCAAAACCACCACCATAAACTTAAAG GAAATCATGCAGGGCTTAGGTGAAGTGAAGGCAGTGCAAGAACGTTCCCTCACAGGAACGTGGGATATTTCCGACCTCCAGAGATGGAGCTGGAGAACTAATGAGAAAGCAGAGAATAAAG agacCTCCTTCAGACATGTGCCTGTGGACTTCAACGTGACCATATCACCTAAAGAGATCAGAACCTTCTTCATTTACTTTTAA
- the ttc5 gene encoding tetratricopeptide repeat protein 5, whose product MAEVDNDDEQKTADKDDLEVLKELVDGLYNFRDHYFETHNVEDASRKQKDVTHEMNKTLKRLEEKEDLYKHSAQYLLLRGRCLNITPQFSQAAEESLSRAVKLEPGLVEGWNTLGEQYWKKGDLVAAKTCFTGALQQSKNKVSLRSLSMVLRQLPPEGGAQDHGKRIMESVDLARQAVQLDVTDGTSWYVLGNAYISLFFSSGQNPQMSQQALSAYSQAEKIDKASASNADLHFNRATLFQYEEMFSSALAGYSRAAALDPGWDEPPEREKQLLKYLDQVTSLIENKGKVKARRLRNMLSSLSASSLGPCASPQFRSPTGRTGSLEARCFSALTHGHNSGVAALGKVVFSLATEGRMAFTFGMVDSEETCCVVMVYNIADGWGVLIGDTVVIPEPQVKRHSITHNDKSYDFRSIRVDSPLLLVVNGKRQAMQSQTATSVSYKPHTE is encoded by the exons ATGGCTGAAGTTGACAACGATGAtgagcagaaaacagcagaCAAAGATGATTTGGAGGTTTTAAAG GAACTTGTGGATGGACTGTATAATTTTAGGGATCACTATTTTGAAACACACAATGTGGAGGATGCCAGTAGAAAACAGAAGGATGTAACCCACGAGATGAACAAGACACTGAAgaggctggaggagaaggagg ATCTATACAAACACAGTGCCCAGTACCTGCTCCTGCGGGGTCGGTGTCTGAACATTACACCACAGTTCAGTCAGGCAGCAGAAGAAAGCCTCTCTCGGGCAGTAAAATTGGAGCCTGGTCTGGTAGAGGGGTGGAACACGTTAGGCGAGCAGTACTGGAAGAAAGGAGACCTGGTTGCTGCAAAGACCTGCTTTACAGGGGCTCTACAACAG TCCAAGAACAAAGTATCATTGAGAAGCCTCTCTATGGTGCTGAGGCAGCTTCCTCCAGAAGGGGGAGCACAGGACCATGGCAAACGTATTATGGAAAGCGTAGACCTAGCCAGACAGGCTGTGCAACTAGACGTCACAGATGGAACATCTTGGT ATGTCTTAGGAAATGCATACATCTCCCTGTTCTTCTCCAGTGGACAGAATCCTCAGATGTCTCAGCAAGCTCTTAGTGCCTATTCACAAGCT GAGAAAATTGACAAAGCATCAGCTTCAAATGCCGATCTACACTTCAATCGGGCCACG CTGTTCCAGTATGAGGAgatgttcagttcagctttggCTGGATACAGTCGGGCTGCTGCTCTTGACCCTGGCTGGGATGAgcctccagagagagagaagcagttGCTGAAGTATCTGGATCAAGTCACTAGTTTAATAGAGAATAAG ggcaaGGTAAAAGCACGGCGCTTGCGTAATATGCTCTCCTCCCTGAGCGCATCTTCTTTGGGTCCATGTGCCTCCCCCCAGTTCCGCTCCCCCACAGGCCGCACAGGAAGCCTGGAGGCTCGCTGTTTCTCTGCCCTTACACATGGCCACAACTCTGGTGTTGCAGCCCTGGGAAAAGTAGTCTTTAGTCTGGCCACAGAAGGCCGAATGGCCTT tacatttggGATGGTGGACAGCGAGGAAACGTGTTGTGTGGTCATGGTTTACAATATAGCGGATGGCTGGGGTGTTTTAATAGGAGACACAGTAGTCATCCCTGAGCCACAAGTCAAACGGCACAGTATAACACACAATGACAAG TCTTATGATTTCCGGAGTATACGAGTGGACTCTCCTCTGCTGCTCGTTGTCAATGGAAAGAGACAAGCAATGCAAAGCCAAACAGCAACTTCAGTCAGTTACAAACCACACACTGAATGA
- the LOC140562715 gene encoding macrophage mannose receptor 1-like, which translates to MLCLLLLCSLLALSSCLSRQYYFESVAKTWTDAQTYCRQNYTDLATIENANDQSSIMAVISNSGYNGTYQIWIGQYEDVQNSWRWYLDDDAFYGVGERSYRNWDLNEPDNNDGKEMCTQMVANGFWKSVNCNLLAKLICYNGANNSNIMISISVNAATARQYCRQHYTDLASIRNATENQQILNLAQGQDVWIGLYRTRLWSDQSDSTYENWLSGEPNNSGGNEHCTTMWLWYSGLWNDSPCGFAYPFVCYRGLA; encoded by the exons ATGCTTTGTCTCCTGTTGCTATGCA GTCTCCTCGCCCTCTCCTCCTGCCTTTCGCGACAATATTACTTTGAGTCTGTGGCTAAAACCTGGACTGATGCACAGACATACTGCAGACAAAACTACACTGACCTGGCCACAATTGAAAATGCTAATGACCAAAGCAGCATCATGGCTGTTATAAGCAACAGTGGATATAATGGCACTTATCAGATCTGGATCGGGCAGTATGAAGATGTACAGAACAGCTGGAGATGGTATTTGGATGATGATGCCTTCTATGGGGTGGGTGAGAGAAGCTACAGGAACTGGGACTTAAATGAACCAGATAATAATGATGGAAAAGAAATGTGTACCCAGATGGTGGCTAATGGATTTTGGAAATCTGTGAATTGCAACCTTCTAGCAAAATTAATTTGTTACAATG GAGCcaataacagtaatattatGATCAGCATAAGTGTGAATGCCGCTACTGCTCGACAGTATTGCAGACAGCATTACACAGATCTGGCCAGCATCAGGAACGCAACAGAGAATCAACAGATTTTAAACTTAGCACAAGGACAAGACGTTTGGATCGGACTTTACAGAACTAGACTGTGGTCGGACCAGAGCGACTCCACTTATGAGAACTGGCTCAGTGGAGAACCAAATAATTCAGGAGGAAATGAACACTGCACCACAATGTGGCTCTGGTACTCTGGCCTGTGGAATGATTCTCCTTGTGGTTTTGCATACCCCTTTGTCTGCTACAGAG GTCTTGCGTAA